Proteins encoded by one window of Cydia fagiglandana chromosome Z, ilCydFagi1.1, whole genome shotgun sequence:
- the LOC134678105 gene encoding uncharacterized protein LOC134678105, translating to MGSLKDNPHKPGCSIGQSLEIFLFSNGQRDSPPRKYNVPVDVDDRSDTTLSFLARSQNGSEHNIELYTTDGKKIGRAQELRNGAAYVAVEPPQAFISSGYNDYLLKASSDVPIMDLAD from the exons ATGGGTAGTCTAAAGGACAACCCGCACAAACCGGGTTGCAGTATTGGTCAGTCTTTGGAAATTTTCTTGTTTTCGAATGGACAACGAGACTCCCCTCCTAGAAAATATAATGTGCCTGTCGATGTCGATGACCGGAGCGATACTACGTTGAGCTTCTTGGCGCGCTCACAGAACGGATCAGA ACACAATATAGAACTCTACACTACAGATGGTAAAAAAATAGGAAGAGCTCAAGAATTAAGAAACGGAGCGGCCTACGTGGCAGTAGAGCCTCCGCAGGCGTTCATCTCATCCGGTTATAACGACTACCTTCTGAAAGCATCAAG